The Thalassotalea agarivorans region ATTGATGGAAGATCTGTTTAAGGCTGTACCGATTAATATGGAAATGCTCTTTTTTACAGGGGTTGTTACCCTAGTTATGACGGTGGTACTCGTACAAACGATGGCGAAAAAGCTCACCTCAGAAAAAACAGTTTTGGCATTGAGTTAATCTACAAAGCAATGTTTTAAATAAAGGCGGACAATCCGCCTTTATTTTTGTTTACGCGCCTATAAATTGAATTAAATTTCATATTTGTTTTATTTTATTGTTTATAATTCTATCTTGTTGGATTTTTACTGTCTTTTGTGCGAAACTGCTTGAGTGAGTCGTGTATTTTCCTAGTCGGTTTATGTAAAAATAAGCTAAGGGATAACACAATTGTCGTATACAAATAGCGCCTATTGAGGCAAAATAGCGCGCAGAAATTTTATTCGATTTACACTACCTAAATTTAAAGTCTAAAGCCTGTCTTTAGCCACCAATTTTGAGGAATTACCATGTTGAAACGCGATATGAATATTGCTGATTACGATGCTGAACTTTTTGCAGCAATGGAAAAAGAAGTTGCCCGCCAAGAAGCGCACGTAGAGCTTATTGCGTCTGAAAACTATTGTAGCCCACGCGTGCTAGAAGCGCAGGGTTCACAGTTAACAAACAAATATGCTGAAGGTTACCCTGGAAAGCGTTATTACGGCGGTTGTGAGTATGTAGATGTTGCAGAGCAACTTGCAATTGAACGCGCGAAAGAATTGTTCGGCGCTGAATATGCAAACGTACAACCACATGCTGGTTCACAAGCTAATGCCGCAGTTTTTCAAGCATTAGTTACACCAGGTGCAAAAGTACTTGGTATGAGCTTAGCGCACGGTGGTCACTTAACGCATGGTTCACATGTTAACTTTTCAGGTAAATTGTACGAAGCAATTCAATATGGTCTTCACCCTGAAACAGGTGAAATCGACTACGACGAAGTAGAGCGTTTAGCACAAGAGCACAAGCCAGAAATGATTATCGGTGGCTTTTCAGCCTACTCTGGTATCGTTGACTGGGCACGTATGCGTAAAATCGCAGACAGTGTTGGTGCGTACTTCATGGTTGATATGGCTCACGTTGCCGGTCTTATTGCTGCTGGCTTGTATCCAAATCCAGTACCACACGCTCATGTTGTTACAACAACAACACACAAAACACTAGCTGGCCCTCGTGGTGGTTTGATTGTGTCTGCATGTGGTGATGAGGACATCTACAAGAAATTAAATTCAGCTGTATTCCCAGGTGGTCAAGGCGGCCCATTGATGCACGTTATTGCAGCAAAAGCTGTTGCGTTTAAAGAAGCATTGGCACCAGAGTTTAAAACTTACCAGCAAAACGTTTTAGACAATGCAAAAGCGATGGTTGCTGTACTGCAAGAGCGTGGTTATAAAGTCGTATCTAACGGTACTGACAATCACTTACTATTGCTAGACCTTATCGACAAAGATATTACAGGTAAAGATGCAGACGCTGCACTAGGTAGAGCGCACATTACTGTAAACAAAAACTCGGTACCTAACGATCCTCGTTCTCCTTTTGTAACGTCTGGTCTGCGTTTAGGTACACCAGCGATCACTCGCCGTGGTTTTGGTCTTGAAGAAACTAAAGCATTAACCGGTTGGATTTGTGACATTTTAGATGACATCGAAAATGAAGCTGTTATCGAAGAAGTAAAAGCGAAAGTGACAGAACTTTGTTCTCGCTTCCCTGTTTACGCATAAGATAAAGATATTTATCAAATTTTAGTTTAAAATGGCCGCAAATTAGCGGCCATTTTTCTATCTGGATTATCTATGTATTGTCCTTTTTGCACAGCAAACGACACTAAAGTTATCGACTCTCGATTAGTCTCTGACGGGCATCAAGTGCGTCGTCGCCGAGAATGCAATGAATGCCATGAAAGATTCACCACCTTTGAATCTGCTGAATTAGTGATGCCGCGCATCATCAAAAGAGATGGTTCTCGTGAACCCTTCAATGAAGAAAAAATGCGTTCTGGCTTGCTTCGTGCGTTAGAAAAGCGTCCCGTCAGCTTAGAAGAAACCGAATTAGCGGTGAACAAGGTACAGTCTCAATTGCGAGCCACGGGTGAGCGGGAAGTATCTAGCGAAATGTTGGGTAACTTGATTATGGAGCAACTTAAAGCATTGGATAAGGTTGCCTACATTCGATTTGCCTCAGTGTATCGCTCTTTTGAAGATATCAAAGAGTTTGGCGAAGAAATCGCAAAATTAGGTGAATAATCGTGCGTGAATATAGCTCACAAGACTACCATTATATGACGCGAGCAATTGCCCTAGCTAAGCGAGGTCTTTATACCACGTCGCCTAATCCCAGAGTGGGCTGTGTCATCGTGAATAATGGCGAAGTTGTGGGTGAAGGTTATCACCGCAAAGCAGGAGAAGGTCACGCCGAAGTTAATGCGCTTGCACAGGCTAAAGCACTTGCAAAAGGTGCAACTGTGTATGTCACGCTTGAACCTTGCAGCCATTATGGGCGCACTCCACCCTGTGCCAAAGCATTGATTGATGCGCAGGTATCTAAAGTAATATGTGCCATGGTTGATCCAAACCCAACCGTTGCAGGTAATGGTATTGCGATGTTAAAAACCGCGGGCATAGCCTGCAGCGCAGGGTTATTAGGCGATGAAGCGAAAGCGCTTAACCCTGGCTTTATTACTTTGATGGAGCAAAAACGCCCGTACGTTCGCTGCAAGTTAGCGGCGAGTCTTGATGGTAAAACCGCCATGGCTTCTGGTGAAAGTCAGTGGATTACATCAGAAAATAGTCGCCAAGATGTTCAGCGATTACGTGCTCAAAGTTGCGCGATTATTACAGGTGCAGATTCGGTTATCACCGATAATGCGCGAATGTCCGTAAGAAAGGAGCAATTAGCCGATAACGACTATCCTTTGCCTGAGATTCGCCAGCCAATTCGTATCGTCATTGATTCTCAGCAAAGGCTTACGCCTGATTTGGCAATATTTAGTGACAAAGCACCAGTCTTGGTTTTCACCAAAGGGCCGGTAAATAAGGTACAATGGCCTGATTTTGTCGAGCACATAGAATGCCCGACGGTAGAGAGCCAAAGTGGGCACAAAATTGATTTGGCTTTTGTTCTCGATACGCTCGCAGCTAGAGGGTTGAATGACATATTGATAGAAGCGGGCGCAACACTCTGTGGCGCTTTTATCGAGCGGCACTTAGTCGATGAATTAGTGCTATATCAAGCACCTATGTTATTGGGTAATGAAGCAAAAAGTTTGGTTAATATGCCGAGTGTGACTACACTTGCGCAAGCAAGCAAACTTACCTTTAAAGATGTTAGGCAAGTTGGCAACGATTTACGTTTAACCCTTTCAATAGAAAAGTAGAAGTATGTTTACAGGAATAATTGAGTCTGTTGGTGAAGTTACCCAAATCAGCCCACAAGCTGATGGCGCTCGCGTTACCATCGCTGTTAATCAATTGGATATGTCCGATGTAAAACTCGGTGACTCAATCGCGAGCAACGGCGTGTGTTTAACCGTGGTTGCGTTTGACAAAAAGAGCTTTAGCGCAGATATATCGGCAGAAACACTATCCCGTACTAACTGGCAACATTACAACATTGGCCAGCGAATTAATTTAGAAAAAGCCATGTTACCAACCACCCGTTTTGGTGGGCATATGGTGTCGGGGCATGTTGATACGGTTGCTAAAATTCAAGCGATTGAACATACGGGCAACAGCAGTCAATACTGGATTGAGATGGGCGCAGACATTGCACCTTTTATCGCTGAAAAAGGCAGTGTCACTATCGATGGTGTTAGTTTAACAGTCAACAGCGTAGAATCTGCACAATTTAGACTGACTATCGTGCCACATACTGCAGCTGAAACCATCATTAGTCATTACAAGACGGGCGACACCGTCAATTTAGAGATCGATGTGATTGCTCGCTACACACATCGTCTTTTGCAATTTGCTGGCAAAGATATGCCACAACAACACAATAGTATTACTGAAGCAACGCTAGCGAAAGCGGGCTTCATTCGTTAATTTGAGGTAACTATGCAATTAAATACGCCACAAGAACTCATTGAAGACATTGCCGCAGGCAAGATGGTCATCTTAATGGATGATGAAGATCGTGAAAATGAAGGCGATTTTATTATGGCGGCAGAGTTGGTTACGCCTGAGGCAATCAACTTTATGGCGACACATGGGCGCGGACTTATTTGTATGCCTATGACGATAGACCGTTGTAAGCAACTTGATTTGCCTTTGATGGTAGATAAGAATGACGCCCAATTTACCACTAACTTTACGGTTTCAATAGAGGCGGCCGAAGGCGTTACTACGGGCATTTCAGCAGCAGATAGAGCAACAACTGTGTTAGCTGCGGTGGCAAAAAACGCTAACAAACACTCGGTTGTACAGCCAGGTCATATTTTTCCATTAATGGCGAAAGACGGTGGTGTGTTAAACCGTGCAGGGCATACAGAAGCGGGTGTTGATTTAGCGAGATTAGCAGGGCTTGAACCTGCCGCAGTTATTGTCGAAATTCTTAATGAAGATGGCACCATGGCGCGACGTCCAGACTTGGAAGTTATCGCGAAAAAGCATGGCATCAAAATGGGTACAATCGCGGATTTGATCGAACACCGTAATGCTACAGAAACAACAATTGAGCGAATTTCTCAGTGTAAGCTACCAACCGCTTATGGTGATTTTGATTTAACGGTATTTAAGGACACTATCGATGGTATGGCGCACTTTGCTTTAACCAAAGGTGAAGTAAATCCAGAGACTCCGGTCCTCGTGCGTGTGCACTTAGAAAACACATTTAGAGATCTGCTGCATAGTCACCGTGAAAGCGTTAATAAATGGCCAATTTCTGATGCACTTCAGCGCATTGGTGAAGAGGGCGGAGTACTTGTGCTATTGGGTAAACATGAGTCGCCGCTTGAGTTAATCGCGCAAGTAGAGAAATACGCTAAGCTTGACGCAGGTGAAACAGTAAAAGAAGTTAAGCGCCATGTTGGCTCGCGCAACGTAGGTGTTGGTTCACAAATTCTTTCGAATTTGGGCGTTGGTAAAATGCGCTTGCTAAGCTCACAAACTAAATATCATTCGTTGTCTGGATTTGGCCTTGAAGTTGTCGAATACATAAACGAATAAAAAAAGGCGCCAACGGCGCCTTTTTTGTTTTCAATTTGATAAGCATCAAATCGTTATCCAATAAAGGCCTTAATCTTGGCCAATATTCCTTTACCATCCGTACCAAGTTCGTGATGAATTTCAGCTTGCGTACCGTGTTTGATAAATTCATCAGGTAAGCCAATGTGAAGCAAAGCGCCATCATATTTTTGGCTCGCTAAGAATTCACCCACGGCTGAACCCGCGCCACCAGCAATAGCATTGTCTTCCACTGTTACTATGGTGTTGTACTGTGTAGCAAAGGTCGCTAACAATGCTTCGTCCAGCGGCTTAACAAATCGCATATCAACCAAGGTTGCATCTAGTGCATCTGCTGCCTCGCTAGCGGCAGAAAGCATAGTGCCAAAGCTAAGTATGGCGACGTCTTTACCTGTTCTAATAACGTTGGCTTTACCCACTTCAATAGTTTCGTTGATTGCTGGTAAATCTATACCTTCACCGTTGCCTCTTGGGTATCGCACTGCTGCCGGCTGATTTAACCTATGGCCAGTGGTCAACATTAGCTGACATTCGCGTTCATTAGCGGGTGTCATGATAACCAGGTTTGGAATACAGCGCATATAACTTAAATCAAACGCACCTTGGTGTGTTGGTCCATCAGCACCAACAATGCCGGCGCGGTCGATTGCAAACAATACCGGTAGATTTTGAATAGCAATATCATGGATAAGCTGATCATAACCTCGTTGCAAGAAACTTGAGTAGATAGCGACAACGGTATTGTGTCCACCGATCGCTAAGCCAGCTGCGAAGGTGACAGCATGCTGCTCAGCAATGGCAACGTCAAAATATTTATCTGGAAAGCGCTTGCTAAACTCCACCATACCAGAGCCTTCACGCATCGCAGGCGTAATAGCCGCTAATTGTTCATCTTGTTCAGCGGTTTTACATAACCAGTCGCCAAATACGGCTGAATAGGTCGGTACACTAGGTGCTGATTTAGGCAGGGTAGTTTCGCTTGGATCAAATTTTGGTACCGCATGGTACTTGATTGGATCTTGCTCTGCTTGTTCGTACCCTTTTCCTTTTTTAGTCACCACATGCAGTATTTGCGGACCTTTAAGGTTACGCATATTGCGGATAGTGTCGACTAAACCATTGACGTCGTGACCGTCGATTGGGCCGATATAATTAAAACCTAGCTCTTCAAAAAAGGTGCTAGGTACAACCATACCTTTTAAGTGCTCTTCGGCACGAGACGCAAATTCTTTGATTGGCGGAATCGTTTTAAGAATGGCCTTACTGCCTTCTCTAAAACCGTGAAACAAGCTACCAGAAAGCATCTTGGCAAAGTGATTGTTTAGTGCACCGACATTTTCTGAAATCGACATTTCATTGTCGTTGAGAACAACCAACATATCTTTTTTAATATCACCAGCATGATTTAGCGCTTCAAATGCCATACCTGCTGTCATTGCACCATCGCCAATAACAGCAACCACTTTACGATCTTTCGCTTCTTTTTCGGCTGCCACAGCTAAACCTAAAGCAGCTGATATTGAAGTACTTGAGTGACCAACGCTAAGCACGTCGTATTCACTTTCTTCACGCCAAGGGAACGGGTGTAAGCCTTCTTTTTGACGGATAGTATGTAATTGATCTCTGCGGCCCGTTAAAATTTTGTGCGGGTAGGCTTGATGGCCAACATCCCATATTAGTTGGTCAAATGGTGTGTTATACACATAGTGCAAGGCTACTGTTAGTTCAATAGTCCCTAGGCCAGATGCAAAATGGCCACTACTTTTACTGACAGAATCAAGTAGATACTGGCGCAGCTCATTACTTGCTTGCTCCAACTTGTCTTGCGACAACGCGCGCAAATCATCTGGGCTGTCAATATTGGCAATCAGCGGGTAATCCGCAAGATTAATTGTCATATAAACCTTAATAAATTCTCTTGTTTAGCTCACACGTTTGACGATAAACGTGGCAAAGTCTGCTAAATTTTGCGTATTGTAAGGCAAACTGTCTAATGCTTGAAGTGCTTCACTGTATAACTGGTCAGCTTTTTCTTTTGATTTTTGTAAACCAAGTAATGCAGGATAGGTACTTTTGTTTGCAGCAACGTCGGATCCAGCAGGTTTTCCTAATTCTTCATCGGTAGATGTAACATCGATTATATCGTCTTGCACTTGGTAAGCTAGTCCAATTAAATGGGCAAAGCGTTCGCAAGTATTGTATGCGCTCGCTTCAACTTTAGTACATTTTAAAGCCATTAACATGGAAGCCTTAAGCAACGCTCCTGTTTTTAACGCATGGATATGTTCTAACTGCTCTAACGATATACGGCTATTGGTTGCGCTAAGATCCATCGCTTGACCACCACACATACCTTGATAGCCAGAAGCTTTTGCTAGCATACTGATTAACTGAACTTGTTCGGCGCTTGTAACGGCTTTAAATGGATGGTTAGCCAGTAAGTCAAAGGCCAGAGTTTGCAGTGCATCACCTGCTAGAATTGCGGTGGCTTCATCAAAAGCAATGTGACAGGTAGGTTTGCCTCGGCGTAAATCATCATCATCCATCGCCGGTAAGTCGTCATGGATAAGTGAATAGGCGTGTATGCACTCTATTGCCGCTGCAATCGCGTCGATATCTTCTAAGTTTGCGCCAAAAACTTCACCCGTTGTATACGCTAAAAATGGACGCATACGCTTTCCGCCAATGAGCAAGGCATATTCCATAGCTTCGAGTAGCTTTTTGTCGGTAATAGCTAGGTTGCTAATCGCCTGTTGTAGAAATTGGTTGCTTCTTTGTTGATAGGTCGCAAGATTAGCGAGTGTCTTCACTATTGATCGTCCTGCGTTAACTCAAAATCTTGTAAAGGTGCGTCTTGATGCTTGTCCATCAGCACTTTTATCTTTTGTTCGGCTTGCTGCAACGTTTGTTGGGTTGTTTTGCTTAGCGCCAGTCCTTGCTCAAAAAGTGCCATCGCCTGCTCAAGCGGCAGGTCGCCTTTTTCTAGTTGTTGCACTATGTTTTCTAAGGAAGATAATGCCGTTTCAAACGACATATTTTCATCTTTTTTAGTTGTCATTTTGGTTATTTGTCCGCTGATCGTGTCGCGATGATCGGTTAAGTTGTTATTGAGTGTTACTAATGGGGCAACAATTTACCACATTTTAACCGCATTAGTGTATAATCCGCGCGAATTTAATACAGAGTAGAGACCCAATGAAGTTTATTGTTAAATTGCAGGCAGAAATTACGATTAAAAGTCGTCCGGTTCGTAAACGTTTTACTAAGATATTGGAATCCAATATCAAGAACGTTTTGCGCCGCGTAGACCCGCAAGTTAAAACAGCAATGCATTGGGATTCAATCGAAGTAAATACGGCAGACGAATCGGCAGAGAATCGTACTAAATTAATTGAAACACTCAAGTGCATTCCAGGTATTCCACAGTTTATTGAAGTTAAGCAGTCTACTTTTACAGACCTCGACGATGTGTTTAAACAAACGTTAGCGGTACACGCAAAAACAATTGAAAATAAGAGTTTTTGTGTACGTATAAAACGTAGTGGCGATCATGATTTTAACTCTATCAAAGCTGAGCAATATGTTGGTGGCGGGCTAAATCAATCGGTTGAAAGTGCGCGTGTTAAATTGAAAAATCCAGACGTGACGATTCGCTTGGAAATCAAAAAAGACAAACTATTCATCATCACCGAGCTACATAAAGGCTTAGGTGGTTTTCCTATTGCAACACAAGAAGATGTGTTGTCACTAATGTCTGGTGGTTTTGATTCAGGTGTGTCTAGCTATCAAATGATTCGCAAGGGTGCTCGCACTCACTTTTGTTTCTTTAATTTGGGTGGCAGCGCGCATGAAGTGGGCGTAAAAGAAGTAAGCTACTATCTTTGGGATAAGTTTGGCGCGTCACATCGAGTGAAGTTTTATGCTGTTGACTTTGAACCTGTCGTTGCCGAGATTTTAGAGAAAGTTGAAAATGGCCAAATGGGCGTTGTGCTTAAACGCATGATGTTTAGAGCAGCTAGTAAGATTGCTGAAAAAGCTGGCATTCAGTCATTAGTAACAGGTGAAAGTCTAGGTCAGGTATCTAGCCAAACGTTAACTAACTTAAACGTGATTGATCGCGTTACTGAAACTTTAGTGTTACGTCCACTTACCGCGTATGACAAACAAGAAATCATTGATATTGCGCGCGATATTGGCACGGAAGATTTTGCTAAAACTATTCCTGAATACTGCGGCGTGATTTCTAAAAAGCCGACAGTTAAGGCGATATTGTCTAAAGTTGAGTCAGAAGAAGATAACTTTGATTTTGGCATTTTAGACAAGGTTGTTGAAGATGTACGCATCTTTGATATTCGCGATATTGGACAAGAATCTGAAAAAGAAGTCGCCGCTGTAGATACAGTTGAAAGCTTTACCGCAGATGATGTTGTGCTAGACATTCGTAGCCCAGAAGAGGAAGACGAAAATCCGCTCGACTTAGAAGGTGTTGAAGTTAAGCATATTCCATTTTACAAGTTAGCGACTCAGTTCGGCGATCTTGCGCAAGACAAAAATTATTTACTTTATTGCGACCGTGGCGTAATGAGCAAACTTCAGGCCTTATATTTGCACGATAGTGGTTTTAAAAATGTGAAGGTCTATCGTCCGTAGTGAGGTATTAAAGAAGCTACGGGCTTCGAGCTAAGTGAAAAAGATACTCTGATCTTTGAGATCCCGCATCAGCGTGCGGGATGACGATTTTTACAAGTGCGGGATGACGTTTTACTCGTTCCTTTTTCTATGAAGTGAAGCAATCATATAAGGAACGAAACCCCGTGAATTCACATCACGGGATGAGGCTTTTTACTATGGATGAAAGTTAAGCGTTTTCTTTTGCTTTTACTTGCGCAACAAGTGATTCGTTTAGTTTGACGCTCACTTTCTTACCTTTTGCTAGCGCAACGATAGCACCGTTTATTTCGTCTATTTCGCTTTTTCTACCGGCTAACAAATCTGCGCGCATAGATGAGGTATTGCTTGCTGTCGCATTTGCCGTGGCGATAGCTTGTGCTTCTAACATGCTCGCATCAAGTGCAATACCTTGTGTTTTCGCAACAGCAACAACTTCGGCAATTATTGTCGAAATATCTTCTTTGTATTGTTCGTCACAAAGCGCACCATTGTCGACATCATGTATCGCCGTTAGTGGATTGATAACGCAATTTATCGCAAGTTTAGACCACTGTTGTGTTTTTATATCATCGTGCCAAGTAACTGTGGGCAACGCCTGATTTAACACGCTGGTGATCAGTTTTTCATGTGCAACGCTGCCGGTATCTTTTAACCAACCCAGCATTGAACGACCTTCACCCGTATGTTCTATATGATGCGTGGTATGCTTTTTACAGCCATGCGTGGTGAGTAACAACATCGAAGGGATGTTGTCATAGGTCGGTGGGTAATATACCTCTTCGTCCAACAAACCATTGTGGGTATAGATAACCACGCAGTTTTTGTTGATATAACGATGCAGTTGCAACATGGCATCATTTACTTGATAACTTTTAACCGCAACGATAACAATATTGGCATTGCGAAAATCTTTAGGCACACAGTCTTTTAGTATGTAACGACTGTTACTGCCACTGGTTTCAGTGAGCTGTAAGATGGGATCTAAACTAAAGCCTTCAGTTGACGCTTTTAAGGTAATTTGATGATTTAAACGGGATAACTTGCCATACCATAGCAGGCCCATTGCTCCCTGCCCGACAACAACGATATTCACAGCTTTCTCCTTTTCGGTGATAACAAAGCAAAAAGAAAAATATAACTACAAATGCCAAATATATTGGCAATAACATCGCG contains the following coding sequences:
- the glyA gene encoding serine hydroxymethyltransferase; this encodes MLKRDMNIADYDAELFAAMEKEVARQEAHVELIASENYCSPRVLEAQGSQLTNKYAEGYPGKRYYGGCEYVDVAEQLAIERAKELFGAEYANVQPHAGSQANAAVFQALVTPGAKVLGMSLAHGGHLTHGSHVNFSGKLYEAIQYGLHPETGEIDYDEVERLAQEHKPEMIIGGFSAYSGIVDWARMRKIADSVGAYFMVDMAHVAGLIAAGLYPNPVPHAHVVTTTTHKTLAGPRGGLIVSACGDEDIYKKLNSAVFPGGQGGPLMHVIAAKAVAFKEALAPEFKTYQQNVLDNAKAMVAVLQERGYKVVSNGTDNHLLLLDLIDKDITGKDADAALGRAHITVNKNSVPNDPRSPFVTSGLRLGTPAITRRGFGLEETKALTGWICDILDDIENEAVIEEVKAKVTELCSRFPVYA
- the nrdR gene encoding transcriptional regulator NrdR — translated: MYCPFCTANDTKVIDSRLVSDGHQVRRRRECNECHERFTTFESAELVMPRIIKRDGSREPFNEEKMRSGLLRALEKRPVSLEETELAVNKVQSQLRATGEREVSSEMLGNLIMEQLKALDKVAYIRFASVYRSFEDIKEFGEEIAKLGE
- the ribD gene encoding bifunctional diaminohydroxyphosphoribosylaminopyrimidine deaminase/5-amino-6-(5-phosphoribosylamino)uracil reductase RibD, yielding MREYSSQDYHYMTRAIALAKRGLYTTSPNPRVGCVIVNNGEVVGEGYHRKAGEGHAEVNALAQAKALAKGATVYVTLEPCSHYGRTPPCAKALIDAQVSKVICAMVDPNPTVAGNGIAMLKTAGIACSAGLLGDEAKALNPGFITLMEQKRPYVRCKLAASLDGKTAMASGESQWITSENSRQDVQRLRAQSCAIITGADSVITDNARMSVRKEQLADNDYPLPEIRQPIRIVIDSQQRLTPDLAIFSDKAPVLVFTKGPVNKVQWPDFVEHIECPTVESQSGHKIDLAFVLDTLAARGLNDILIEAGATLCGAFIERHLVDELVLYQAPMLLGNEAKSLVNMPSVTTLAQASKLTFKDVRQVGNDLRLTLSIEK
- a CDS encoding riboflavin synthase, which gives rise to MFTGIIESVGEVTQISPQADGARVTIAVNQLDMSDVKLGDSIASNGVCLTVVAFDKKSFSADISAETLSRTNWQHYNIGQRINLEKAMLPTTRFGGHMVSGHVDTVAKIQAIEHTGNSSQYWIEMGADIAPFIAEKGSVTIDGVSLTVNSVESAQFRLTIVPHTAAETIISHYKTGDTVNLEIDVIARYTHRLLQFAGKDMPQQHNSITEATLAKAGFIR
- the ribBA gene encoding bifunctional 3,4-dihydroxy-2-butanone-4-phosphate synthase/GTP cyclohydrolase II encodes the protein MQLNTPQELIEDIAAGKMVILMDDEDRENEGDFIMAAELVTPEAINFMATHGRGLICMPMTIDRCKQLDLPLMVDKNDAQFTTNFTVSIEAAEGVTTGISAADRATTVLAAVAKNANKHSVVQPGHIFPLMAKDGGVLNRAGHTEAGVDLARLAGLEPAAVIVEILNEDGTMARRPDLEVIAKKHGIKMGTIADLIEHRNATETTIERISQCKLPTAYGDFDLTVFKDTIDGMAHFALTKGEVNPETPVLVRVHLENTFRDLLHSHRESVNKWPISDALQRIGEEGGVLVLLGKHESPLELIAQVEKYAKLDAGETVKEVKRHVGSRNVGVGSQILSNLGVGKMRLLSSQTKYHSLSGFGLEVVEYINE
- the dxs gene encoding 1-deoxy-D-xylulose-5-phosphate synthase, which codes for MTINLADYPLIANIDSPDDLRALSQDKLEQASNELRQYLLDSVSKSSGHFASGLGTIELTVALHYVYNTPFDQLIWDVGHQAYPHKILTGRRDQLHTIRQKEGLHPFPWREESEYDVLSVGHSSTSISAALGLAVAAEKEAKDRKVVAVIGDGAMTAGMAFEALNHAGDIKKDMLVVLNDNEMSISENVGALNNHFAKMLSGSLFHGFREGSKAILKTIPPIKEFASRAEEHLKGMVVPSTFFEELGFNYIGPIDGHDVNGLVDTIRNMRNLKGPQILHVVTKKGKGYEQAEQDPIKYHAVPKFDPSETTLPKSAPSVPTYSAVFGDWLCKTAEQDEQLAAITPAMREGSGMVEFSKRFPDKYFDVAIAEQHAVTFAAGLAIGGHNTVVAIYSSFLQRGYDQLIHDIAIQNLPVLFAIDRAGIVGADGPTHQGAFDLSYMRCIPNLVIMTPANERECQLMLTTGHRLNQPAAVRYPRGNGEGIDLPAINETIEVGKANVIRTGKDVAILSFGTMLSAASEAADALDATLVDMRFVKPLDEALLATFATQYNTIVTVEDNAIAGGAGSAVGEFLASQKYDGALLHIGLPDEFIKHGTQAEIHHELGTDGKGILAKIKAFIG
- the ispA gene encoding (2E,6E)-farnesyl diphosphate synthase; the protein is MKTLANLATYQQRSNQFLQQAISNLAITDKKLLEAMEYALLIGGKRMRPFLAYTTGEVFGANLEDIDAIAAAIECIHAYSLIHDDLPAMDDDDLRRGKPTCHIAFDEATAILAGDALQTLAFDLLANHPFKAVTSAEQVQLISMLAKASGYQGMCGGQAMDLSATNSRISLEQLEHIHALKTGALLKASMLMALKCTKVEASAYNTCERFAHLIGLAYQVQDDIIDVTSTDEELGKPAGSDVAANKSTYPALLGLQKSKEKADQLYSEALQALDSLPYNTQNLADFATFIVKRVS
- the xseB gene encoding exodeoxyribonuclease VII small subunit, giving the protein MTTKKDENMSFETALSSLENIVQQLEKGDLPLEQAMALFEQGLALSKTTQQTLQQAEQKIKVLMDKHQDAPLQDFELTQDDQ
- the thiI gene encoding tRNA uracil 4-sulfurtransferase ThiI, which produces MKFIVKLQAEITIKSRPVRKRFTKILESNIKNVLRRVDPQVKTAMHWDSIEVNTADESAENRTKLIETLKCIPGIPQFIEVKQSTFTDLDDVFKQTLAVHAKTIENKSFCVRIKRSGDHDFNSIKAEQYVGGGLNQSVESARVKLKNPDVTIRLEIKKDKLFIITELHKGLGGFPIATQEDVLSLMSGGFDSGVSSYQMIRKGARTHFCFFNLGGSAHEVGVKEVSYYLWDKFGASHRVKFYAVDFEPVVAEILEKVENGQMGVVLKRMMFRAASKIAEKAGIQSLVTGESLGQVSSQTLTNLNVIDRVTETLVLRPLTAYDKQEIIDIARDIGTEDFAKTIPEYCGVISKKPTVKAILSKVESEEDNFDFGILDKVVEDVRIFDIRDIGQESEKEVAAVDTVESFTADDVVLDIRSPEEEDENPLDLEGVEVKHIPFYKLATQFGDLAQDKNYLLYCDRGVMSKLQALYLHDSGFKNVKVYRP
- a CDS encoding ketopantoate reductase family protein, coding for MNIVVVGQGAMGLLWYGKLSRLNHQITLKASTEGFSLDPILQLTETSGSNSRYILKDCVPKDFRNANIVIVAVKSYQVNDAMLQLHRYINKNCVVIYTHNGLLDEEVYYPPTYDNIPSMLLLTTHGCKKHTTHHIEHTGEGRSMLGWLKDTGSVAHEKLITSVLNQALPTVTWHDDIKTQQWSKLAINCVINPLTAIHDVDNGALCDEQYKEDISTIIAEVVAVAKTQGIALDASMLEAQAIATANATASNTSSMRADLLAGRKSEIDEINGAIVALAKGKKVSVKLNESLVAQVKAKENA